In Lacibacter sp. H375, one DNA window encodes the following:
- a CDS encoding DUF7619 domain-containing protein — protein MRKNLFVLLLLFFCSVLSAYAQWQKVSSYPVNNEQFIEGYAFITADEGFMAVNDYLGDDFIGYTTNGGATYTKRNIVVPELPLGMTLDGVYLNSSNTLFAFGSYILLPVIVKSVDKGLTWQLVYAAPANTTPLPQYVVDMQFVSASVGFAIHQKQLLKTTNGGNTWNAVGTSITGIMRELSFVSETEGYIAGENGLYKVSTTSSTITLVNSLAGSEVYNVFATGTNKLYVYTSNGIYQSLNGSTSFTKKTIPEAPLDFSLSQWHFFNDSTGIAQMGNGIYKTNTSGQTWDRMIGVPDNPSSSYTFQALYFYDQQTAYQSVSGPGTFRTTNQGGTPLPESVFRTDLSQLSTQNKVSLNNLSSKGYTYTWTKNGQLLSNDYSTSYISNRLQKDTIRLIVTNASGSDTSVQFVETRMPNYTCISSAVLIKDTSTVKLTPNDTALDYRTHEWQMGNGVTLYDVKPVYQYPQKGTYIIRHIIRDPISGCTSQSSFQVIISKLTNCDAAVNNINPVLLDTFANNTFTFYNQQKDFAGETMERFTWFFGDGDSATFSSVPTHAYTNSGQYNIKVVLQFNGGKCYKEFYDTLQVQLADCTGKIRIKRSYGSEKYDFEGKPLDKANQKKHTWILDNKDIISTGSTPFLQHKYSSGLVNYAVQYCYSTPLYQLHNLDSANRLIRHIVVDTITGCRTEDSINLTLDFDGNALELWQSKNNPYEINYLTRGNIRCVTQEGIQSRGGPFYSGDLYGQWGYPVHGTYAINASFQTSTVVDIYRRTIKIDGEYRYFQQGQGKNEIIGHIYIDANKNGIKDPTEKPYTQLAKITGTVNSKSSIAYSEKGSFRLTTDSGLVNIQLTLAKSHYTVTPSNITINFTKKIGVSDTVNIGLQPITKVKDGMVSIVPNSPARPGFRAYYSIPVKNTGNDTIYNAKLKLVKDPRIIIDSLKPAASSISNDSITWSIGTLLPNPDSVFTIKISGTVAVPPTVNGGDTLRYGILLNGYTGEIDATDNEYKYNQLVVNAYDPNDKRDNRAGIMRKTEIDSTAWIYYMIRFQNTGNAAAYNVILRDTLESKLNWGSFEMIESSHSNKVTVENNNQVCWLFKNIMLPDSTRDKAGSNGYVLFRIKANANLLPGDTIRNKASIYFDYNLPIVTNQSKISIRSVDVVTGISGIQLLEGSLKIAPNPAKNIAQLVIKAKLKGQSSVILRSWDGKLIWEKTIASINNEQIIIPINLEKLSSGVYFVTVINQGKILTQQFVLQ, from the coding sequence AAATAATGAACAATTTATCGAAGGTTATGCTTTCATAACTGCGGACGAAGGCTTCATGGCTGTAAATGATTATCTCGGTGATGATTTTATCGGTTATACCACAAATGGAGGAGCAACATATACAAAACGAAACATTGTAGTACCTGAGTTACCATTGGGTATGACTCTGGATGGTGTATACTTAAACTCAAGCAATACTTTGTTTGCTTTTGGTTCATATATATTACTACCGGTTATAGTTAAAAGTGTAGACAAAGGTTTAACATGGCAACTTGTTTATGCTGCACCTGCTAATACTACCCCTTTGCCCCAATATGTTGTAGACATGCAATTTGTTTCGGCATCAGTGGGTTTTGCTATTCATCAAAAACAATTACTCAAAACAACCAATGGAGGTAACACCTGGAATGCGGTAGGCACGAGTATAACAGGTATAATGAGGGAACTGTCTTTTGTTAGTGAAACGGAAGGCTATATTGCGGGCGAAAATGGTTTATATAAAGTATCAACTACATCTAGCACTATCACCTTGGTTAACTCCCTTGCAGGTTCAGAAGTTTATAATGTTTTTGCAACCGGTACTAATAAACTATATGTTTATACCAGCAACGGAATATACCAATCTTTAAATGGAAGCACTAGTTTCACAAAAAAAACTATACCGGAGGCGCCTCTGGATTTTTCTCTTTCACAATGGCATTTTTTTAATGACAGTACCGGTATTGCCCAAATGGGCAATGGTATATATAAAACAAACACCAGCGGACAAACATGGGATCGTATGATCGGTGTTCCTGACAATCCTTCAAGCAGTTATACTTTTCAGGCGCTATATTTTTATGATCAACAAACAGCTTACCAGTCTGTATCAGGTCCGGGAACATTCAGAACAACTAACCAGGGAGGTACTCCTTTGCCAGAATCTGTATTCCGGACAGACCTTTCACAACTAAGCACTCAAAATAAAGTATCACTCAATAATCTTTCATCAAAAGGATACACATATACATGGACAAAAAACGGTCAACTTCTAAGTAACGATTACAGCACTTCTTATATCAGCAACCGTCTTCAAAAAGATACAATCAGATTAATTGTAACAAATGCAAGCGGGAGCGACACTTCTGTTCAATTTGTGGAAACAAGAATGCCGAATTACACATGCATTTCAAGTGCAGTATTAATAAAAGACACAAGCACCGTTAAGTTAACTCCAAACGATACAGCGTTGGACTACCGTACCCACGAATGGCAAATGGGCAACGGTGTAACATTGTATGATGTAAAACCTGTCTATCAGTACCCACAAAAAGGAACTTACATTATTAGACATATCATTCGTGATCCTATTTCAGGATGTACCAGTCAAAGTTCTTTCCAGGTAATTATCAGCAAGCTAACAAATTGCGACGCTGCAGTTAATAACATTAACCCTGTGCTCCTTGATACATTTGCAAACAATACATTTACATTTTATAATCAGCAGAAAGACTTTGCGGGTGAAACAATGGAACGGTTTACATGGTTTTTTGGTGATGGCGATTCTGCTACATTCAGTTCTGTTCCTACACACGCCTATACTAATTCCGGCCAGTACAATATTAAGGTCGTGCTTCAATTTAATGGCGGCAAATGCTACAAAGAATTCTATGATACATTACAAGTACAACTTGCAGACTGCACTGGCAAAATAAGGATCAAAAGAAGTTATGGAAGTGAAAAGTATGATTTTGAAGGAAAGCCGCTCGACAAAGCAAATCAAAAAAAACATACTTGGATTTTAGACAACAAGGATATTATTTCAACAGGCTCTACTCCTTTTCTGCAACATAAATACTCGTCAGGTCTTGTTAACTATGCGGTACAATATTGCTACAGTACACCTCTCTATCAACTTCATAATCTCGATTCAGCAAACAGGTTAATCCGTCATATTGTGGTTGACACCATAACAGGCTGTAGAACGGAAGACAGTATCAACTTAACCTTAGATTTTGACGGCAATGCATTAGAACTCTGGCAGTCGAAAAATAACCCTTACGAAATCAACTATCTCACAAGGGGTAATATTAGATGCGTAACCCAGGAAGGTATACAATCAAGAGGAGGACCATTCTACTCAGGAGATTTATATGGCCAGTGGGGCTATCCGGTTCATGGCACCTATGCCATAAATGCAAGCTTTCAAACATCAACCGTTGTTGATATTTATAGAAGAACAATTAAAATTGACGGAGAATACAGATACTTTCAGCAAGGGCAAGGGAAGAATGAAATCATTGGGCATATATATATTGATGCAAACAAGAATGGCATTAAAGACCCCACTGAAAAACCTTATACTCAACTGGCAAAAATTACAGGAACAGTAAACAGCAAAAGTTCTATAGCTTACTCAGAAAAAGGAAGCTTTCGTTTAACTACCGACAGTGGACTTGTGAATATTCAATTGACTTTGGCAAAATCCCATTATACTGTAACTCCTTCCAACATCACCATTAACTTCACGAAAAAAATCGGAGTTTCGGATACCGTAAATATTGGATTGCAACCAATAACGAAAGTAAAGGACGGTATGGTTTCAATAGTACCTAACTCACCAGCCCGACCAGGGTTTCGGGCATATTACAGTATCCCGGTTAAAAACACAGGGAATGACACGATCTATAATGCTAAACTTAAACTTGTCAAAGATCCAAGAATTATCATTGACAGTTTAAAGCCGGCAGCCAGTTCAATTTCAAATGACAGCATTACCTGGAGCATTGGTACACTTCTTCCAAATCCTGATTCTGTATTTACAATTAAAATAAGTGGAACAGTTGCCGTTCCCCCCACCGTGAATGGTGGAGACACATTACGATATGGCATTCTTTTGAACGGATACACAGGCGAAATTGATGCAACTGATAATGAATACAAATACAACCAACTCGTAGTAAATGCTTATGACCCTAATGATAAACGTGATAACAGGGCGGGTATAATGCGAAAAACTGAAATTGATTCTACTGCATGGATCTATTACATGATCCGGTTCCAGAATACAGGAAATGCAGCAGCGTATAACGTAATACTGAGGGACACACTTGAATCTAAATTAAACTGGGGTAGTTTCGAGATGATTGAAAGTAGTCACTCGAACAAAGTAACAGTAGAAAACAACAATCAGGTATGTTGGTTATTTAAAAACATCATGTTGCCAGACAGCACACGGGACAAAGCCGGAAGTAATGGATATGTTTTATTCAGAATAAAAGCAAACGCAAATCTGCTGCCGGGAGATACGATTCGTAATAAAGCAAGTATTTATTTCGATTATAATTTGCCAATTGTTACGAATCAATCAAAAATCAGCATTCGCTCTGTTGATGTTGTTACAGGCATATCAGGTATACAGCTGCTGGAGGGCTCACTGAAGATTGCTCCAAATCCAGCAAAGAACATTGCACAACTGGTTATTAAAGCAAAGCTTAAAGGTCAGAGTTCAGTTATTTTAAGAAGTTGGGATGGAAAATTGATATGGGAGAAAACAATAGCATCGATTAATAATGAACAGATCATAATACCGATCAATTTGGAAAAATTATCTTCCGGAGTATATTTCGTAACCGTAATTAACCAAGGAAAAATTCTAACACAGCAATTTGTTCTTCAATAA